Within the Setaria viridis chromosome 3, Setaria_viridis_v4.0, whole genome shotgun sequence genome, the region AGGGCGTTTTCTGAGAGTTCCAGACTACCTACCTTTTCAAAATGAACAAGTGTTCCATTTAGTGTACAGCACACGGTTTGGTCAATTAAGGACAAGCACTCAAGCAGGAGTCTGCCCCTCTTTTGTTTACTATATATATGGTCTGTTGATTACTTGATTTGTTCCTCAAAAGGTCCGTTTGAGGCATTGTGGCATGCAACTGGAAAAATTCTAACGTTGTTCTCATTGCTTGTCTATACTTTGTATGCAGGTTAGCAAGATTTTTTGTTACCTTCATCAGTTGATTGGATTGTAAGGTTGTAGTCCTATATATATACCAGTCGAGCCGCTGTGAAATTTTGACAGTATGAGCTGAATTGGGATAGAACTGTGGAAGTGCCAAAGGCTGGTGGTTATACCGCAGCGAGCATGTGACTGAGCTCATAGAGTGGTCGTTTCGTTCCGTTCTTTCACTGTATTATACATTCACCTTCTTAgtaggggtgtttgtttctttagttccTCCTAAAATtcttgtcacatcaaatatttagatactaattaggagtattaaacatagactaattataaaaccaattgcatagatggagactaatttgcgagatgaatctattaagcctaattagtccatgatttgacaatgtattgctacagtaaacatatgctaatgatggattaattaggcttaatagattcgtcttgtaaattagcctccatctgtgtaattaattttataattagctcctgtttagtcctcctaattagcctccaaatattcgatgtgacatgaattttagtccggactaaagatccaaacacccccttagaaacTGTCCATCATCGTATAGTTCTTGGTGTGGTTTTGTTCAGTTATAGATTTTTGCGGTTGACGGCATGATATTTGTTTTTTCAAATTTCGCGGTAGCTTATTATGAGCACTCTTTTATATCAGCAAATTCCGATTCTCATGTTTTCCCAAATTGTTTCGTCGTAGACACGAAAACTTGAACTGAACGGTACAGAGGTGCATAAACACAATCTCATCCACTAGATCCAATCCGAATGGCCTAAGCGAGAAGTGGGAATTCCCTAATCCTCATGTTCATCTCTTAGCCGGACCAAATCAAATCAGCCTAAGAAGGATAAGGAGAACCTCACCTTACTactgaaaaactgagcattcgtcccgaggctcAGGACCAGTTACATTTTGATCcagtactaatatgagcattagtaccgggcctaacggaTAGTTTCTGAGATAGCCCCTGtgtccctttagtaccgggtgggagctccacccggtactaaagctccaacccgtcgcctccgccccccctcctctctctctctctctctctcttagcCGCTTCTTATCCGATCCATCCCCCGCCGCTTCTTATCCTcacactgttggaggtatgccctagaggtaatcatagagatgatgatattccatttgtatccatgatttgtatattgtgttcagtgaatatccattaaaggctacttgaattgacttgcaattatgtgaattgtatgtgaaactcttttacttgtatggttattctaaagttgtccctagtcggagttcatgtgaggacacacatgaatattagactagcacatgtattagttgatgactatgtttcacaagtcatggacatggagatgttgaactaataatgtggacacatgtggagacatgtgctaggattgacccaacacgagaagtagttctctctttaaacaacatatacgctttgtccttagacctgagattgtcgcatgtattcaagatgtggatcgacctacttaggggctatcaaacgctacgccgtaacagggtagtcataaaggtagctttcgggtttgtcaagaagcatgctatgagacatggtcaatcaagatgggatttgcccctctctgatcgagagtgatatctctgggcccctcgagtgatcggatccgaaaatgcatggccatgctacgtacggttaagagttaacctacaaagggattccgaatcacaggatcgagaaagagcggtcggcttgaagctagaccaaatatcgtgaggcaaagggaatagcatgtatattatgttgtgccggttcgtctgatatgatcttcgtgtgcgtataggagttggcacgtcttgctagaggccgctaccgactattgggccgagtaggagtactcgggccatgtctatacgtatccgaacccatagggtcacacacttaaggggctggaagcccaattcggatctgatccgagttggattaggtttagaagtactaatgggcttcggacccagaggcccgtcaggaacctctataaatagaggggtgggggcgccctagggtttacacctttttggcgaaactcatctgccgcgcctcccacgccctcgcctgttgcaactcgcggatctagcagtccggcttgcgacgcttcctccctgcacgtgtggataccttggaggtgttgcgcctgcagtacttggacgagccgccgacgagccacgacgagccgcggcacgagggcgatcttgctgcacgtggacgagctgctgaggagctgctggaagttgacgtgatcgactacgtacgactacgttgatcgactacgtacgactacgttgatcgactacgtacgactacgtgatcgtcttcactgcatcgacgcatatctacatcttccgcaccagtagtgcgtcgagtggtaatcccgtgatccttatacggcagttcttcctggttttacgcggtagaaattttgatttgcgctagtgtagcctacctcgtatccctacacacACTTCCTCCTCTATCTCCCGTCCGTCTCCCCCTTCCTCTATCTCTCTCGATCTCCTCTTTCTTACCCTCacacttcctctcctcctctgcctcccctccccttcccccttcactcacccctcaccggcggtgaggagcaACGGTGGGGCGAGGCGGGTGGGTGGGggcagcgggagcggcggccgcaGGAGGGAGAGGGCGGTGGGACCGGTGGGAGGGAGAGGGCGGTGGGACCGGCgggaggattttttttaattttttaataccctttagtaccggttatttcaactagctttagtaccgaactagtaTTATTGGTTGCgaaaccgatactaaaggaaGGTTCCCAACCGGTATTCATAGCGCATTCCCTAGTGGTGCCTCTTACTCGTACCATTCAGATTGGATCCGATGAATGGCATAATACAACCACcttaataaaaataaaaaagttcattttactcccctcacctatctAGTTTGTCCGTTTAACCCCCGAACAAAGTtttggctcactttactcccctgaactatttcatttggtctaatctaccccctaattagatttctcttttttatttcttcgtgtatgagttgaattttgagttcaaatttcgtgagcatatacaaaacatgatgccttacGTTAAAAAacatactaagaatttttcatggttattttcataggttaggaatatttaatacaaaattaatcttagatatacaaaaccgtacgaaaagtaatcatgaaagaTTCTAATATATTCTTTTAACATGGAACATTAACATAAGTCAACgcacaaaatctgaaattaaaattcaatttgtatgcgaagaaacaaaaaagaaaaatctaattggagtagattggaccaaatgaaatagtttgggggagtaaagtgaggcTAAATTTTACTTAGgaggttaagtggacaaagtaaataggtgaggcgagtaaaatatatttttttctaaaaaaatactaaaaaaataTGGCATTACCTGGGTGACGTGAGAGGGTGAACTAGATCTGAGCAATATGTTAGTCGAATCGGGGAACGAGGGAGATGCTCTTAGATCCGGTGGCGTGGTTTGGTCCTGAACCAAACAGAGAGAGAGTCTGGCTGGTCGCCGCTATGCATGAATGGACAAGGGCGGGCCACACGCACGCGTGCGAGATCGGGGCTATAGGCCCATCAAGAATCTCTTATAAGCCATCATGTTGGGCCTTCCGGTTCCATATAAATGGCTAGTTTCTGAAACAAAATGGGGCCCATTCGTCTTCCCCCATGACGTCACTCTTTCGTCTGTTTCCGTTACGCTCAGATAAAACATTTCTGTGCTACCGTCGTGACGTAGCTTAAGCCCAGAACAATCGTCGGATTGCAAATGAACGATCACGATCATCTCTGACCAGCGTAGGAATCCCATCTCCGCGTCCAAGGCTGTCAGACAGACCGTAGCAGCCGCGACTCGACGAGTCGCGCCTCTCGCCTCCTCCGGCTGGTCGCCCCCGTGGCCCCGTCCCCACCTCGCCGAGCGAGCCCAACCGGAAGCTCGGGCTCAGCCCCCTTGCACTCGGCTATGGCGGTGCGCGCGACGGTGTCCCGCTTCCCGGCCACGCCGGAGGCGCTGGAGTCGTCCGCCGTCCAGTGGGGCGTCGCCGTGacgcccttcgccgccgccgacgagcgcgGACAGCCCCcgaccaccggcgccggcggcgaccgcgtCCCGCGCTGCGAGCACTGCTGGGCCTACTTCAGCAGCCACTGCGATCTGGAGCGCTGGGGCTGGTCCTGCGCTCTCTGCGGCACGCTCAACGGATTCGACGACGACACCGCGCGCCGGTTTCAGCGCCCCGACGCGTGCCCCGAGCTCAACGCCTCTTTCGTCGACCTCGAGATCCCAGGTACTGCTACTTGCAGCTGCCTGCCCGGCTGGTGTGGGATGAAGTTTGACCTTTGGGGATTGAATTCGTGCAGTGGATGAGGCGGAGGGTGGAGGAGATGGCGTGCAGGCGCGGCCTGTTTATGTGGCCGCAGTGGATCTCGCTTGTAAGTCCAGTCCTTTTGCTCAGTCCGTCCCCGATCATGGAATTCTATGCCTCCTTTCCGCCCTTTGCAGTGTTGGGAAGCTACCTTACATGTCAATTCTGGTTCATAACCAAGAAAGGAACCCAACTAGATCGAAAAATGAAATGCAATTTCTGGTTAAGTAGAATATAATAAAATGAATGGATATTTCTCAATTCACATTTTTGTTTCTATTTCAAAACAATAGCAAAACAGCTACATTATGTGCTTACATTTATGGATATGTGATGGCTCACCATGCATAGATCAAACTTTTGTTATGGGTTGGCAAATAGTCTATAGATCTTGTGTTATGAGCTATAGAGTAATCTGTGACTTGATTGTTGCATTGTCTGACCTTCAGGTTCTGAGGAGTTTCTGGAACTCATCAAGAGTTCGCTTCTGGCTGCCCTAGAAGGTATAGAATTCTGAACATTTTGAACTTCCTGAGTTTTGGTTCCTTGAATTATTGTGTTTTGTGAATTCAGTTTGATTCTTCCTCATTCGGGTTTTCACCATACAACAGCTCTTATTCCGGGCTCCCTATTTGGGCTTATGACATTCAGCCACAAGATTGGGGTGTATGATCTCCAAGGGCCGATTCCAGTTGTGAAAAATGTTTTTATTCCACCAGACTTAGAGGAAGATGGTCTGCCTGTTGCCCTTGAAGATGCCATgccccttctttcttttttggccCCAGTATGTTACAAAATTATCAATTGAACTAAAAAGTGATTCAGACAATCTGAACTGATTGTCTAATGgtaaaataattttattttcaggTTGACACATGCAAGGATCGAATTGCTGCTGCCCTGGAGACACTGCGACCTACATCTTCATGGGAGCGAGGTGCTGCTTCTGGGCAGGAAGAGGATACTGTTTTGCTTGGCGGACGAGGCTTTGGAACAGCCATGTCTGCTTTAATTGACTATCTAAGTTCAGAATATGGTTCTACTTTTGCTTTGGGTAGGTCAACATACTTAGCATATCTTTTGCATATCTGGTGTTTATGCTGACCAGATAATTTCTTTCATAAGATGTATGTTTGTAGACAATTTAgtacctactccctccgtcccaaattactattcgttttggcttttctagatacatagtctttgacatgcatctagatatatattatgtctagatacatagcaaaagttatgtatctaaaaaagccaaaacgaatagtaatttgggacggagggagtagtattttTATGCCTAATTTACATTTGTCCATTGTCAAATGGAGAGCAGCTCGGGTGTTTGCTTTTCTATCTGGTGCTCCTGATTATGGAGCTGGTCTGTTAGACACCAGGAGATATGGGGAGCAATATGCTAGTAAAGGGGTAGATGCTGACCTTGCATTGCTCCCTGAACAGATACCTTTCTACAGAGACCTGGTAAGCATGAGTTTAAAAGTTAAGAATTACTTCACTGTCTCTGCcatgtgttgatctttttgaaaatttgaaacaGGCAGCTGTTGCTGTTCAAGCAGGAGTATGCATAGACATATTTGCTGTAACTGATGAGTACACCGATTTGGCTTCGCTGAAGTTTTTGAGTATTGAAAGCGGTGGATCGTTATTTCTCTATGCAAATACTGACGATTCAACACTTCCCCAAGACATGTATGCTTGATTGAATGAATGTTTTTGTCGTGTTCTATTCGTAATATTCCACATGCAAATTTCTGAATAAATGTGAATTATCTTTTCTTGCTATTTCCACTAACAGATACCGCTTGCTAAGCCGACCATATGCATTTGGTTGTGTTCTAAGGCTGAGAACATCTTCAGATTTTGAACCAGGCAATTCTGTAAGCAGTCAAGCTATTTATGTTCACTCAAACCCTTCTACACTTGTAGCCAGTTCTAACACATCTGTCATTCTCACAGTATGGACATTTCTTCCCTGACCCTCAATATGAAAATGTGCAACACATCATCTGTTGTGACTCATTTGCGACTTATGCATATGACTTTGACTTTGCTCATAATGACGGTTTCTCCAGGTATAGTATTTGAACTACTCTATGGTTGGTTACTTTCTACTAAATGATGTATGTGTTAAAGGAAGATATTTTATTGTCTCCTTGAAGGCAAAAAGCCCATTGGTTGTCTGAGTTGCAAACAACCTCTGGTCTTCTATATTTCTGTACAAGTGTGCAATTTACTTCATATAGTAATTGGATAACTGTAAAGATTCTTGCAGAACATATTCCAGCACAGGTCCTCCCATTAATGCTGCTGTGGGAACTGGGAAAGAAGCTACCAGAATTAGAATTTTCTCACTGCAGCTAACTTTTTAGTTTGTTGTGTTGTGAAGTTAGATATCCTGGAAGGTTAACAATGTGATGAAGCAAATTTCTGTGACCATCATAGTATGTCACAGTTGAAATGTTGCTTTTTAGCTGTTTACCCGTAGGAAATGGCAACTATTTGCAAAAGGCACCCCTAGTTTTCCTCAAATCATTGTTAGGCTTTACTTGTATGATAATACGAAAATCTTTTGCTCTTGCTGGACCCTATTAACTTGATTATCTGTTGTACTTGTTAGTGGTGGTTAAATATTGTATTTACACTTACAGGCATACAGATCCCGCTGTTGTACAGATCGCTTTTCAGTACAGTGTGATTGAACCTGTTGAAGAAACATCAGGCAATGAATCACGATCATCTCCAAGGTACATAAGGGACAATAAATTGGTGCTTATGTTTATATTCAGCAGGAAAGATAGCTCGAGCATGAATTTTCTCTAGTTATTGATCAAGCTAAAACCATTAATAATACAATAGCATGGATCAGGGACTATCGAGTATCAACAGTTTCATATCGCTCAATTCACTTCACAGTTCTATTCCCAATTTCCCATTATATATTCAATATAATTTGTTATATGCCTTCACTCTTGTGCTATCAATTAATATTCAGATTTTTCAACTGttaactttctttttttcttgcatTTGTCTTGTGCTATCAGATATCGGCATGTATATTTGATTAAACTAATTATCGTATTTACCATAAAGTGACTCAAATTAACCTTATTTAATTTGTTCCCTCTTCCATGTTGATTTTGCTGCTGTCGTGCGTCGGCTTTTT harbors:
- the LOC117849750 gene encoding protein transport protein SEC23 D, with translation MAVRATVSRFPATPEALESSAVQWGVAVTPFAAADERGQPPTTGAGGDRVPRCEHCWAYFSSHCDLERWGWSCALCGTLNGFDDDTARRFQRPDACPELNASFVDLEIPVDEAEGGGDGVQARPVYVAAVDLACSEEFLELIKSSLLAALEALIPGSLFGLMTFSHKIGVYDLQGPIPVVKNVFIPPDLEEDGLPVALEDAMPLLSFLAPVDTCKDRIAAALETLRPTSSWERGAASGQEEDTVLLGGRGFGTAMSALIDYLSSEYGSTFALARVFAFLSGAPDYGAGLLDTRRYGEQYASKGVDADLALLPEQIPFYRDLAAVAVQAGVCIDIFAVTDEYTDLASLKFLSIESGGSLFLYANTDDSTLPQDIYRLLSRPYAFGCVLRLRTSSDFEPGNSYGHFFPDPQYENVQHIICCDSFATYAYDFDFAHNDGFSRHTDPAVVQIAFQYSVIEPVEETSGNESRSSPSYKFCLKRRLRIRTLQYRPARNISEIYDSVDPEVVLHILVHKVISESLDKGVREGRQQVHAWLALLAARYNQALSSDSRTPLSSVDIDFSQCPQLQMVPQLVFALLRSPLLRLHEEGVHPDYRIYLQCLFSALEPSSLAKAIYPVLISYSSPDKQAFPRHTLSRAALIMSESPIFLLDAFTNLIVYYSSTADPSIPFPPPRDCLLRTMINKLKQDRCITPKLTFIHGAKDDSTLFESYLIEEQDVDGSGFTTGSGFVAFRESVRNVAAEIVQEEIGS